CGGTGCCACACGCGGGTATCGCGTCATCCTCACCATGCCCGAGTCAATGTCGATGGAGCGCCGTAAGCTCCTGAAGGCTTTCGGTGCTGAGCTTGTCCTGACGCCCAAGGAGCTGGGGATGCGAGGCGCTGTCGAGGAAGCCGAGCGGATCGCCGCCGAAGTACCCGATTCGTGGATCGCAGGACAGTTCGACAACCCCGCAAACCCCGCAATCCACTACGCGACCACCGGTCCCGAGATCGATGCTGCCCTAGGCGACAAGAGACTGGCAGCCCTTGTCGCCGGCGTCGGTACTGGCGGCACGATATCTGGTGGCGGGCGTTTCCTGAAGGAAAAGCGTCCCGGCACCCTGGCCATCGCAGTTGAACCTTCTGAGTCCCCCATAATTACCCAGACCCGAGCCGGAGATACCCTTACTCCCGGACCACATCTGATCCAGGGCATCGGAGCGAATTTCATCCCGTGGATCCTCGCTCTTGATGTGCTCGACGAGGTCATCACGATCGACGCTCAAACCGCTATCGACACTGCCAGATCGCTTGCTGTCGAAGAAGGGATGCTCGTTGGGATATCCAGCGGAGCCAATGTCGCAGCCGCACTCAAGGTCGCAGCACGTCCAGAGTTCGCAGGCGCAGTTGTCGTCACAGTCGCCCCGTCCACGGGTGAGCGTTATCTGACCACCAAACTCTGGGAAGAGACTGCCTGATGATGCGCATCTCGCAGCGACTCGACTATGCGCTGCAGGCCACGGTCTTCTTGGCCGGCCTCGGTCCCGGTGAGCACGTTCCCGCCGGGACGCTGGCACAACGCCTATCGCTGCCTCGGCGCTTCGTGGAACAGCAGGTCACAGCGTTGGCGCGCGCGGGGATCATCGATTCTCGGCGAGGATCGAGTGGAGGTGCAGCGCTCAGCCGACCTGCGTGCGACATCTCCGTGCTCGATGTGGTCGAAGCGCTCGAG
This is a stretch of genomic DNA from Actinomycetota bacterium. It encodes these proteins:
- a CDS encoding Rrf2 family transcriptional regulator, which codes for MMRISQRLDYALQATVFLAGLGPGEHVPAGTLAQRLSLPRRFVEQQVTALARAGIIDSRRGSSGGAALSRPACDISVLDVVEALEDVVLDVPRQADSVVAQMWLGAAESVRAYFGSVSIEQLYDRQREIQAGSSPMYHI
- the cysK gene encoding cysteine synthase A, with translation MGHFAHYFENVVDTIGNTPVVPLRRLGQDLPAQVWVKLESRNPAGSVKDRIASAMVADAEDKGLLTPGKSVIVEPTSGNTGIALAMVGATRGYRVILTMPESMSMERRKLLKAFGAELVLTPKELGMRGAVEEAERIAAEVPDSWIAGQFDNPANPAIHYATTGPEIDAALGDKRLAALVAGVGTGGTISGGGRFLKEKRPGTLAIAVEPSESPIITQTRAGDTLTPGPHLIQGIGANFIPWILALDVLDEVITIDAQTAIDTARSLAVEEGMLVGISSGANVAAALKVAARPEFAGAVVVTVAPSTGERYLTTKLWEETA